From Xenopus laevis strain J_2021 chromosome 7L, Xenopus_laevis_v10.1, whole genome shotgun sequence, one genomic window encodes:
- the LOC108696889 gene encoding IgGFc-binding protein, with product MGRVTILQLGVLLAFLSGTCLAAPLGKEFITVFMQNYQLSYSNAKFQLFITGYEPSTSVTIWMNKSAFKRVLSVNERSTLTVQIPSGAELPGTSKSCNVIIITADKPISVLSMNFKMQSADTSIVHPVQELGTEYYVVTPLDGPPDGFKEFTVVSNDQPTNVDVFLKGQVTFQEKLYPAGSKLSVMLEPYSALQLLSKDDLSGSKVVSQKPVAVLSGHTCTWKNTKCNHVYEQLPPVNRWGKSFIVPPITFQTKSDIVFIVASQNTKVDYLVESKQSSQNLAEGQVIQLEVPPQTVISITASVGIQVIYFCTGWTDRTGMQYDPILMTIPATTCYCSSYYVYGQQDFDNYGTLVAKTSDISKVTYNKVPIQGLTWKNIPGTDYSWTTQTYGKGYTFQLVENPSTPFMVLSYGLTKLNSYGSPAMCINNVPVVSCETTKCRSKEKCQITNGKPVCVPTSEAFCWALGDPHYRTFDGRFYDFQGTCSYTIAKTCGSDSSLPAFNIEAKNENRGNTRVAYVSFVTVQVYGFTISLVRYEHGFVRVNDQRQHLPMNLNDGQVRLYQSGAFLVIETDFSLKVYYDWNSILKVFISSSFFESVCGMCGNYNGNPGDDLATPAGSQAPNLVDFGKSWKVEDGDRFCWHNCNGECKTCSLDLQKQYANEQTCGLISKVDGPFRQCFASIDPKIYVDNCVYDLCMNGGSKQILCQSIKSYADACQRNKIQIAEWRQPSGCPMQCPDNSQYKLCSQGCPATCNDDATPATCSESCVEGCECKDGYVLDEGKCIPKSSCGCIYQGKLYAVNEKFWADNKCENQCTCNPSTRKVECKINRCKSSEKCGVVNGIQNCYPISYGSCVASGDPHYITFDGVRYDFQGTCIYQFAGLCKKTEGLVDFTVNVQNENRGSKVVAYTTTVNVTLCDLEIGITRQYKDRILLNGVLTNLPYIVDNGKLSIYKQGFNAILQTSFGLRVTFNWDSRVEVKIPSTYAGAVCGLCGNYDGDKNNDFTMKNNQIATKPVLFGNSWKVQNVPGCYEDDKGDCSNLAELELRHRASKESCGILVDKSGPFRECHAKIDPQGAFKDCVYDSCFYSGRQDILCKVIASYATSCQQAGVTIDPWRSAKFCSPACAKNSHYEVCATGCAPTCLTLAPPMGCSAECKEGCDCDDGFILSGGDCVPISQCGCNYNGQYYKSGEVFYPNGKCSQQCSCTKSGIVECKAFSCGPNEVCKVADGIQKCQPVGFGTCSAAGDPHYMSFDGLAFDFQGTCTYTLTKSITSNANLVPFAVNVKNEKWGNTKVAMTKLVSLEVYGYTLILQFNMQGRILVNDVLYNMPLTLEDGKIRAYQHGIRSILETDFGVKVSYDLVYHVIVTVPGNYKGQLGGICGNFNDDRKDEFQLPDKKLTTDATAFGSSWKVQIPGVSCDEGCGGNGNPCPACDAKKKEIFQTDNYCGFLKKKDGPLSACYATINPDSYFNNCLFDLCAGVGDGNILCHSIQSYVAACQAAGVTIQPWRTEAFCPLSCPAKSKYKVCADVCSTTCAGVTDFTKCPDTCSEGCECDDGYFFDGKNCISMDNCGCFENGRYYNLNERVVSSDCSEACTCSPMGGLICEKIGCTSDEICKVTDGIVKCINKDPCKSMKCRTKETCKIQDGNAVCVPDYTGTCWAWGDPHYHTFDGYNFDFQGTCTYILSKYLGNDPGLVPFTIEEKNDNRGSQSVAYVRTVNIYMYDYKVSILKGEFGRVRINDVITNLPVVLLDGKISISISGPNAVVKTDFGLQVTYEYNWHVVVTLSSSYYGATGGLCGNFNQNINDEMITADGNKITAIVDWAKAWKVNDRDPFCWDFCRGNCPTCDDNKKSTYGGEQFCGLISKAANGPFRECHPKVNPDTFFDNCLYDVCINGGAKQFLCQALNAYANTCRKQGVKIYDWRTPSGCVLPCPENSHYEFCGNACPANCLDRTAPSRCTDACVETCQCNDGFVLSVDKCVPVKSCGCNYNGGYYKADEEFWSDDNCRVLCKCDATLGMVVCKPTSCKASERCLLINGVRGCHPISFSTCSAYGDPHYTTFDGRSFDFMGTCIYQLVGVTSSDSSLTRFSVKVQNNNRGNKAVSYTKVVTVELYDMVLTLSMDFPRRILVDGVVTALPFYYETDKISAYISGSQGIIKTDFDVTVIYDWNSYVAVTVPSTYANAVNGLCGNNNKNSNDDFTMKNGNAAGNAVQFGDSWKVGEVPGCTPECTSNCPLCSEAQKQDYKNEKYCGIITKANGPFSQCMSVIDPTQFFNDCVFDACQYRGHPTSYCNAISLYVSACQNAGVQIQEWRSVTFCAPSCPMNSHYELCGDGCPVTCSGLASATGCNAPCKESCYCDNGFILSGHKCVPIASCGCVYQNKYYQSNEVFYPNGQCSEKCQCGANGVVNCQADKCGPNEECTVVNGIRGCQPKECGRCVAHGDPHYISFDGLAFDFQGTCTYTLAKVVDDDSRLVKFSVGVENESYGNGNVAVTRLVVVSVYGYTIAIERGMRWNAKVDGEILKLPLSLNDDSVVINQEGNNIVIQTDFGLKVLYDSVYHVIVNVPSSYRGKMGGLCGNFNGDKNDEFQLPNKQVVRNVNQFGAAWKVSIAGAKCNDDCGDKCFVCDPTKLQPFKGTSSCGMITNPSGPFRACHSKVSPTEYFDHCTYDSCAAEGKDDILCKSLQAYTAVCQTLGVTIEPWRTASFCPMSCPANSHFELCTRTCDQTCTGISSPTKCTSRCFEGCECNTGFVFDGEKCVTMDKCGCNFNGRYLSDGEFFVTGDCRQRCKCQAGGVICENIGCRAKERCGLKNGVRGCYKEEGECSLNPQNLVTFDGLSGGPVGNGPIEVASVCNVDVASWFRVLADIQSCGKGVTRLHIFIQNSLVTISKDKEVWVNGRSSSLPARLSGLDVSVVERTTLVQIGTDLKIELSDSGELKLRVAEGLAGALCGACGNFNDVSADDLVAPGGKVVTNIVQLITSWTARDFSSCNA from the exons GAACCTGTTTAGCAGCTCCACTGGGCAAGGAGTTTATTACGGTGTTTATGCAAAACTACCAGTTATCTTACAGCAATGCAAAATTCCAACTTTTTATTACTGGCTATGAACCCTCTACTTCTGTAACTATCTGGATGAACAAGTCTGCCTTCAAAAGAGTCTTATCAGTAAATGAGCGTTCCACCCTCACGGTTCAGATACCTTCAGGAGCAGAGCTGCCGGGAACAAGCAAATCCTGCAATGTGATCATCATTACGGCTGACAAGCCCATCTCAGTGCTCTCAATGAATTTCAAGATGCAAAGTGCTGATACCAGTATCGTACACCCAGTGCAAGAGCTGGGAACTGAGTACTATGTGGTGACCCCTCTAGACGGTCCCCCTGATGGATTCAAGGAATTCACAGTAGTTAGCAATGACCAGCCCACCAATGTTGATGTTTTCCTGAAAGGACAAGTTACCTTCCAAGAAAAGCTCTATCCTGCTGGAAGTAAGCTCAGTGTCATGCTCGAACCCTATAGCGCACTTCAGCTCCTAAGCAAAGATGATCTATCAGGAAGCAAAGTGGTGTCTCAGAAACCTGTGGCTGTTTTGAGTGGTCACACCTGCACATGGAAAAACACCAAATGTAACCACGTCTATGAGCAACTTCCGCCAGTCAACAGATGGGGAAAATCCTTCATTGTGCCCCCTATTACTTTCCAGACTAAGAGTGACATTGTCTTTATAGTTGCTTCTCAGAACACCAAGGTTGACTATCTTGTTGAATCAAAGCAGTCGTCTCAGAATTTAGCTGAGGGCCAAGTGATACAGTTGGAGGTTCCACCTCAAACGGTCATTTCTATCACAGCTAGTGTTGGAATTCAAGTAATTTACTTCTGTACTGGGTGGACAGACAGAACAGGAATGCAATATGATCCTATCCTGATGACTATTCCTGCAACAACTTGTTATTGTTCATCATACTATGTATACGGTCAACAAGATTTTGACAACTATGGCACTTTGGTTGCTAAGACTTCAGACATCTCTAAGGTGACCTATAACAAAGTTCCCATTCAGGGCTTGACATGGAAGAACATACCTGGCACTGACTATTCCTGGACAACTCAAACATATGGAAAAGGTTACACTTTCCAACTTGTGGAGAATCCATCTACACCCTTCATGGTTCTGTCTTACGGACTCACTAAACTCAACAGTTATGGATCTCCAGCTATGTGCATCAATA ATGTTCCTGTGGTGTCTTGTGAAACCACAAAATGTAGATCTAAGGAAAAGTGCCAAATAACCAATGGGAAACCAGTTTGTGTTCCAACCTCTGAGGCTTTCTGTTGGGCACTTGGAGACCCACATTACCGCACTTTCGATGGGCGCTTTTATGACTTCCAGGGCACTTGCAGTTATACCATTGCGAAGACCTGTGGAAGCGACAGCAGTCTCCCGGCTTTTAATATCGAAGCCAAGAATGAGAATCGAGGCAACACCCGAGTTGCTTATGTCAGCTTTGTAACTGTACAAGTGTACGGATTCACCATTTCTTTAGTGAGATATGAACATGGTTTTGTTAGG GTGAATGACCAGCGTCAGCAtcttcccatgaatctaaatgaTGGCCAGGTTAGGTTGTACCAGTCTGGAGCTTTCCTTGTCATTGAAACAGATTTTAGCCTGAAAGTTTATTATGATTGGAACTCCATCCTCAAAGTGTTCATTTCCAGCAGCTTCTTTGAAAGCGTTTGCGGTATGTGTGGTAATTATAACGGAAACCCTGGTGATGACTTGGCCACTCCAGCAGGTTCACAAGCTCCAAACCTCGTTGACTTTGGCAAAAGCTGGAAAGTAGAGGACGGAGACAGGTTTTGCTGGCACAATTGCAATGGAGAGTGTAAGACTTGTTCACTCGATCtccagaaacaatatgcaaaTGAGCAGACCTGCGGCCTTATTTCCAAGGTTGATGGTCCCTTCCGTCAGTGCTTTGCCTCCATTGACCCCAAAATCTACGTGGACAACTGTGTATATGACTTATGCATGAATGGTGGTTCCAAGCAGAtcctgtgccagagtataaaaagCTATGCTGATGCTTGCCAGAGGAACAAAATTCAAATTGCAGAATGGAGGCAACCCTCTGGATGCC CCATGCAGTGCCCTGACAACAGCCAGTACAAGTTGTGTAGTCAAGGTTGTCCTGCCACCTGTAATGATGATGCAACACCAGCAACTTGTTCTGAGTCTTGCGTGGAAGGCTGTGAGTGTAAGGATGGGTATGTTCTGGATGAAGGTAAATGCATCCCCAAATCAAGCTGTGGTTGCATCTATCAGGGAAAACTGTACGCCGTCAATGaaaagttctgggcagacaacAAATGTGAAAATCAATGCACTTGCAACCCCTCTACCAGAAAAGTTGAATGCAAAATCAACCGTTGTAAGTCTTCTGAGAAGTGTGGAGTGGTCAATGGGATTCAGAACTGTTATCCAATTAGCTACGGTTCTTGCGTAGCTTCTGGAGATCCCCATTACATTACCTTTGATGGGGTCAGGTATGATTTCCAGGGTACATGCATCTATCAATTCGCAGGACTCTGCAAGAAGACAGAAGGTCTGGTGGACTTCACGGTCAATGTTCAAAATGAAAACAGAGGCAGCAAAGTGGTAGCTTACACAACAACAGTGAATGTGACGCTCTGTGACCTCGAAATTGGGATCACCAGGCAGTACAAAGACCGAATTCTG CTGAATGGAGTACTAACGAACCTGCCATACATTGTTGACAATGGCAAGCTGTCAATTTATAAGCAGGGCTTTAATGCCATCCTTCAGACCAGCTTTGGTTTACGAGTCACCTTCAACTGGGACAGCCGTGTTGAAGTTAAGATTCCTAGTACTTACGCAGGTGCGGTGTGTGGTCTTTGCGGCAATTATGATGGTGACAAAAACAATGATTTCACAATGAAGAACAACCAAATTGCCACCAAGCCAGTTCTATTTGGAAACAGCTGGAAGGTTCAAAATGTGCCTGGTTGTTATGAAGATGATAAGGGAGATTGTTCAAACCTAGCAGAACTGGAACTCCGTCACCGAGCCAGCAAGGAGAGCTGTGGCATTCTGGTAGATAAGAGTGGACCTTTCCGTGAGTGTCATGCCAAGATAGACCCACAAGGCGCATTCAAAGACTGTGTGTATGATTCCTGCTTCTACAGTGGACGCCAAGATATTCTGTGCAAGGTCATAGCCAGTTATGCAACTTCTTGCCAACAAGCTGGAGTTACCATTGACCCCTGGAGATCTGCAAAATTCTGCA GCCCTGCATGTGCTAAGAACAGCCATTATGAAGTATGTGCAACTGGCTGTGCCCCAACATGTCTTACTCTAGCCCCTCCAATGGGATGCAGTGCTGAATGCAAAGAGGGCTGTGATTGCGATGATGGATTTATTCTCAGTGGTGGAGATTGTGTCCCAATTTCCCAGTGTGGCTGCAACTACAATGGTCAATACTACAAATCCGGTGAAGTTTTCTACCCCAATGGAAAGTGCAGCCAGCAGTGCTCATGTACCAAAAGTGGGATAGTTGAGTGCAAAGCTTTCTCCTGTGGTCCCAACGAAGTGTGCAAAGTGGCCGATGGAATCCAGAAATGCCAACCAGTTGGTTTTGGCACCTGCTCTGCTGCTGGAGACCCACACTATATGTCCTTTGATGGCCTCGCATTTGATTTCCAAGGCACTTGCACATACACACTCACCAAGAGCATTACAAGCAATGCCAATTTGGTTCCTTTTGCCGttaatgttaaaaatgaaaaatggggCAATACAAAAGTGGCTATGACCAAGTTAGTGTCCCTGGAAGTCTATGGATACACCCTTATCCTTCAGTTTAATATGCAAGGTCGCATTTTG GTGAATGATGTGCTCTACAATATGCCACTGACACTGGAGGATGGAAAGATTCGGGCTTACCAGCATGGCATAAGGTCAATCTTAGAAACAGATTTTGGTGTTAAAGTTAGCTATGATCTAGTTTACCACGTCATAGTTACCGTCCCCGGAAACTACAAAGGCCAACTGGGTGGCATTTGCGGTAATTTCAATGATGATCGAAAAGACGAATTCCAACTTCCTGACAAGAAGCTGACGACTGATGCTACTGCATTCGGATCATCTTGGAAAGTCCAGATCCCTGGGGTGTCTTGTGATGAAGGATGTGGTGGAAATGGCAATCCATGTCCTGCTTGTGATgctaagaaaaaagaaatattccaAACAGATAATTACTGTGGTTTCCTGAAGAAGAAGGATGGTCCTCTGAGTGCATGCTATGCAACCATCAACCCTGACTCCTACTTCAATAATTGCTTGTTTGATCTTTGTGCTGGTGTTGGAGATGGAAATATCCTGTGTCACAGTATCCAGAGCTATGTCGCTGCATGTCAAGCGGCCGGGGTTACCATCCAACCGTGGAGAACAGAAGCCTTCTGCC cACTAAGCTGCCCGGCCAAAAGCAAATACAAGGTGTGTGCAGATGTCTGCTCAACAACTTGTGCTGGAGTTACAGACTTCACCAAATGCCCAGATACCTGTTCTGAAGGCTGTGAGTGTGATGATGGCTACTTCTTTGATGGAAAGAATTGCATATCGATGGACAACTGTGGCTGCTTTGAAAACGGCAGATATTATAAT CTAAATGAAAGAGTCGTATCAAGCGACTGCAGTGAAGCCTGTACTTGCAGCCCAATGGGAGGTCTCATCTGTGAAAAAATTGGGTGCACAAGTGATGAAATCTGCAAGGTCACAGACGGCATTGTAAAATGTATCAACAAAG ACCCCTGCAAATCCATGAAATGTAGAACCAAGGAGACTTGTAAGATTCAAGATGGAAACGCAGTCTGTGTCCCTGACTATACTGGCACCTGCTGGGCATGGGGTGACCCACATTATCACACGTTCGACGGCTATAACTTTGACTTCCAGGGCACTTGCACCTACATTCTTTCTAAATACCTTGGTAATGATCCAGGACTGGTGCCATTCACAATTGAGGAGAAGAATGATAACAGAGGAAGCCAGTCAGTGGCTTACGTCAGAACTGTCAATATCTACATGTACGACTACAAGGTTTCCATACTGAAGGGTGAATTTGGCAGAGTTAGG ATCAATGATGTCATCACTAATCTACCAGTGGTACTACTCGATGGAAAGATTTCTATTAGTATAAGTGGTCCCAATGCTGTGGTGAAGACAGATTTTGGCCTTCAAGTAACATATGAATACAACTGGCATGTGGTGGTCACTTTATCTAGTAGCTATTACGGAGCAACTGGTGGCCTCTGTGGAAACTTCAACCAGAATATCAATGATGAAATGATTACAGCAGATGGTAACAAAATTACAGCAATCGTAGACTGGGCCAAAGCCTGGAAGGTCAATGACAGAGATCCCTTCTGTTGGGACTTCTGCAGAGGAAACTGCCCAACTTGCGATGACAACAAGAAGAGCACATACGGTGGTGAACAATTCTGTGGTCTCATCAGTAAAGCAGCCAATGGGCCATTTAGGGAATGCCACCCCAAAGTTAACCCAGACACTTTCTTCGACAACTGTCTTTATGATGTTTGCATTAATGGTGGAGCAAAACAATTCCTGTGCCAGGCTCTTAATGCCTATGCCAATACTTGCAGAAAACAAGGTGTTAAGATTTATGACTGGAGGACACCATCTGGATGTG tgttgccATGTCCTGAAAACAGTCACTATGAATTCTGTGGGAACGCTTGCCCAGCCAACTGCTTGGATCGCACTGCCCCATCACGCTGCACTGATGCCTGTGTGGAGACCTGCCAGTGTAACGATGGCTTTGTCCTCAGTGTTGACAAATGTGTTCCTGTTAAAAGCTGTGGTTGCAATTATAATGGTGGTTACTACAAAGCTGATGAAGAATTTTGGTCTGATGATAATTGTCGTGTCCTCTGCAAATGTGATGCAACCTTGGGTATGGTGGTCTGCAAGCCAACAAGCTGCAAAGCAAGTGAAAGGTGTCTTCTTATTAACGGAGTACGAGGATGTCATCCAATCAGCTTCTCCACTTGCTCAGCTTATGGCGACCCTCACTACACAACATTTGATGGCAGAAGTTTTGACTTCATGGGCACCTGCATCTATCAGTTAGTAGGAGTGACCTCCAGTGATTCCTCTCTCACTCGCTTCAGTGTTAAGGTCCAAAACAATAACAGAGGCAACAAAGCAGTATCATATACCAAGGTGGTCACTGTAGAGCTTTATGATATGGTACTGACCCTCAGTATGGACTTCCCACGTCGTATTCTG GTTGATGGTGTTGTCACTGCATTACCATTTTATTATGAAACGGATAAAATCAGTGCATATATCAGTGGCAGCCAGGGCATTATTAAGACAGACTTTGATGTCACAGTAATCTACGATTGGAATAGCTACGTAGCTGTGACAGTTCCCAGCACTTACGCTAATGCTGTTAATGGTTTGTGCGGCAATAACAACAAAAACTCCAATGATGATTTCACCATGAAGAACGGAAATGCAGCAGGCAATGCAGTGCAGTTTGGTGATAGCTGGAAAGTTGGTGAGGTCCCTGGTTGCACTCCAGAGTGTACATCAAATTGCCCTCTGTGTTCTGAAGCTCAAAAACAAGATtacaagaatgaaaaatactgTGGAATCATCACAAAGGCCAACGGTCCATTCAGTCAATGTATGTCTGTCATTGACCCAACACAATTCTTTAACGATTGTGTTTTTGATGCTTGTCAATACCGTGGACATCCAACATCATATTGCAATGCCATCAGCCTCTATGTATCTGCCTGCCAGAATGCTGGGGTACAAATACAAGAATGGAGATCTGTAACTTTCTGCG cTCCATCATGTCCCATGAACAGCCACTATGAACTCTGCGGAGATGGGTGCCCTGTTACCTGCAGTGGTCTTGCCTCAGCCACTGGCTGCAACGCACCCTGCAAGGAATCATGTTACTGTGACAATGGCTTTATTCTGAGTGGTCATAAATGTGTCCCAATTGCCAGCTGTGGCTGTGTCTACCAAAACAAATATTATCAGAGCAATGAAGTATTCTATCCCAATGGTCAGTGCAGTGAGAAGTGCCAGTGTGGAGCCAATGGTGTTGTCAACTGTCAGGCTGACAAATGTGGACCCAATGAAGAATGCACAGTGGTCAATGGAATTCGTGGCTGTCAACCCAAAGAATGTGGTAGATGTGTTGCTCATGGAGATCCACACTATATTTCCTTTGATGGCCTTGCCTTTGATTTCCAAGGCACTTGCACCTACACATTGGCAAAGGTGGTGGATGATGACTCCAGACTTGTCAAATTTTCAGTGGGAGTTGAAAATGAAAGCTATGGCAATGGTAATGTTGCGGTAACAAGGCTGGTGGTGGTCTCTGTATATGGATACACAATAGCCATTGAAAGAGGCATGAGGTGGAATGCAAAG GTTGATGGAGAGATACTCAAGCTACCCTTAAGCCTTAATGATGACAGTGTTGTGATAAACCAAGAAGGGAATAATATTGTGATCCAGACAGATTTTGGCTTGAAAGTTCTTTATGACTCCGTCTATCACGTTATTGTAAATGTACCCAGCTCATACAGAGGGAAAATGGGAGGCCTGTGTGGCAATTTCAACGGAGATAAAAACGATGAATTCCAGCTTCCTAACAAGCAAGTCGTCAGAAATGTCAATCAGTTTGGTGCAGCCTGGAAAGTTAGCATTGCTGGTGCAAAATGTAATGATGACTGTGGTGACAAGTGTTTTGTGTGTGACCCCACCAAACTTCAACCTTTCAAGGGCACATCATCCTGTGGCATGATCACTAATCCATCAGGTCCATTTAGAGCCTGCCACTCTAAAGTTAGCCCAACAGAATACTTTGACCACTGCACCTATGACTCATGTGCCGCAGAAGGAAAGGATGATATCCTCTGCAAAAGTCTTCAAGCCTACACTGCTGTTTGCCAAACCTTGGGTGTCACCATTGAGCCTTGGAGAACTGCTTCTTTCTGCC CTATGTCTTGCCCAGCAAATAGTCATTTTGAACTTTGCACCAGAACTTGTGATCAAACCTGCACGGGTATTAGTTCACCAACTAAGTGCACATCACGATGCTTTGAAGGGTGTGAGTGCAACACTGGTTTTGTGTTTGATGGAGAAAAATGTGTCACTATGGACAAGTGTGGCTGCAACTTCAATGGAAGATACCTGAGT GATGGTGAGTTCTTTGTTACCGGCGATTGCCGCCAAAGATGTAAGTGTCAAGCAGGTGGAGTCATCTGTGAAAATATAGGATGTCGTGCCAAGGAACGTTGTGGACTCAAAAATGGAGTGAGAGGCTGCTACAAGGAGGAAGGAGAATGTTCCTTAAACCCCCAGAATCTTGTGACTTTTGATGGCCTGTCTGGAGGACCTGTTGGAAATGGCCCTATAGAGGTGGCTTCCGTTTGCAATGTTGATGTGGCTTCATGGTTCAGAGTCCTTGCAGACATCCAGAGTTGTGGAAAAGGAGTTACTAGACTCCATATTTTCATTCAAAATTCACTGGTCACCATTTCTAAGGATAAAGAAGTGTGG GTTAATGGACGGTCATCATCGCTGCCAGCTCGGCTCTCTGGTTTAGATGTCAGCGTCGTCGAGAGGACCACTTTAGTTCAGATTGGCACTGACCTAAAGATAGAGCTGAGTGACAGTGGAGAATTAAAACTCCGCGTTGCTGAGGGATTGGCCGGCGCTCTATGCGGAGCATGCGGCAACTTCAATGATGTAAGCGCCGATGATCTTGTCGCTCCTGGTGGAAAAGTAGTGACAAACATTGTACAGCTTATTACATCATGGACAGCCCGGGACTTCAGCAGCTG CAATGCCTAA